The nucleotide window GCCCGTGATATGCAGGACACTTTTTATGTTGACGATAACATCGTTTTGCGAACCCATACCTCGCCGGTTCAGGTTCGCACAATGGAAAAATGCAGCCCGCCGGTCCGAATTATTTCTCCGGGCCGGGTGTATCGGCGCGATTCCGATGTTTCCCATACCCCGATGTTCCACCAGATAGAAGGGTTGCTTGTCGATGAAGGCATTACCTTTGGCGATCTGAAGGGCGTCTTGACGGTTTTTCTGAAGCAGGTGTTTGGCGAGGAAACAGCCCTGAGGTTTCGCCCCAGTTTCTTTCCCTTTACCGAGCCCAGCGCCGAGGTTGACATCCGGTGTGTCATCTGCGGGGGAAGCGGTTGCCGGGTCTGCAAACAGAGCGGCTGGCTGGAGATTCTGGGATCAGGCATGGTTGACCCGGCAGTGTTTAAAAATGTCGGATACGATTCTGAGAAATTCACCGGCTTTGCCTTTGGCCTCGGGCTCGAACGGATTGCGATGCTGAAATTCGGCATCTCTGATATCCGTCTTTTTTTCGAAAATGACTGGAGATTTCTAACCCAGTTTTGAGCTTTATGTTTCAGGCGTTAAGCTTAAGGTACGACAACGGGGACACTGGACTTTTTTATTTTCATCATTGATTCTGTCGGCGCCGGGTATTGACGTTCAATGGTTTCCGCTGGATAAGTAAGATACGGGATTCGGCAGTCAGGGGTTTTTTATATGTTAGTCAGTCTCAAATGGCTTCGCGATTATCTGGATGTGGATCTTTCCCCGCAAGAGCTGGCGGATAAGCTTACCATGTCCGGTCTGGAAGTGGACTCTCTTAATATCAAAGAGCCCGCTTTCAGCGGGGTGAAGGTGGCAAGAATCGTGCGCATGTCGCCCCATCCGAATGCCGATAAATTGTCTCTGTGCGAGGTCTCTACCGGGCCTGTAAACTACCCGGTTGTCTGCGGGGCGAAGAACATAAAGGTTGGCGATACAGTTCCGCTGGCAACTGTCGGGGCGATTCTGCCCGGGGGACAGGTGATCAGCAGTACCAAAATCCGCGGCGAGGTTTCCGAGGGGATGCTCTGTTCCGAAGAAGAATTGCAAATCGGTTCGGATGCGTCGGGAATCATGCTGCTTCCGTCAGAACTTGCCTGTGGCGGCGATTTGGCGGAGGCCCTGGACCTTAGTGACGCAGTGCTTGATATCGGCGTTACCCCCAATAGATCAGACTGCCTTTCAATTATCGGAGTCGCCCGCGAAGTAGCCGCAATCACAGGGAAAAATGTTCATTATCCGGATTGCAGTGTTGTTGAAAATAATGACGATATTGCGAACATAACCTCCGTAACGATTGAGGATGGCGATCTTTGTCCCCGTTATACGGCGCGTGTCATCAAGGATGTCTGCATAGGCCCCTCGCCGTTCTGGCTGAAAAAAAGATTAGAGGCGGTGGGACTGCGTTCCATCAATAATATTGTAGATATAACCAATTTTGTGATGATGGAAACCGGACAGCCCCTCCACGCCTTTGATTTTGCGCTTCTTGCTGGCGGGAAAATAGTCGTAAGACGTTCCAGAGCTGGGGAAAATTTTGTTTCCCTCGACGGCAAGGAGCGACTTCTGCCGGCGGAGGCCCTGCTTATCTGTGACGCAGAAAAACCGGTTGCCATCGCCGGGGTGATGGGTGGAATCAATTCAGAGGTTAAGGATGACACAAAGACCATCCTGCTGGAAAGCGCCTATTTCAACCCCTCCTCCATCCGGCGCACTGCCCGCTCAATGGCAATGGGCACCGATGCTGCCTTTCGCTTTGAACGCGGAATCGATCCGGAGGGCTCTGTCCGGGCTCTTGACAGGGCTGCGGGGCTGATGGCCGAATTGGCGGGGGGAAATATCTGTTGGGGGATCATCGATCAGCATCCTGTAAATGTCGCTGTTGCCCGGGATATCGTTCTTGGTTTGAAAAAAGTGAATAAGATCATAGGTACGGCTGTATCTATCGATGAAGTTAAAGCAATCCTTGAGGGTTTGGAGATGACTGTCAGGGAAGCTGAAGAAGATTTTTTCCTTGTTACCCCTCCATCCTGTCGCGTGGATATTGCGCGGGAAATAGATTTGATAGAGGAAATCGCCCGCCTTTTTGGCTATGACCGAATTCCCGCTACCTTACCGCTTGTTTCGGTAATTGCTGAGGAGCCGGGTAACAAGAAAAGAAGGGCGGAGGCGGCAATCCGCCAGATTATGAACGGGGCCGGCTATACGGAGGTGATAAACTACAGTTTCATCCATCCCTCCTCAGTGGACGATCTCTTGCTGGCCCCGACCGATGAGCGGAGGCGCCAGGTGCGCATTAAAAATCCGCTTACCGAAGAGCAGTCCGCCATGCGTACCACGATGCTTTACAGCCTGCTTAAAAATGTATCGAAAAACAGTGATTTGGGCCGCTCCGACCTGAATATTTTTGAAATCGGCAGGACATACATAGGCTCTCAGGAAGGGAAACAGCCCCAGGAGTTTAACAAGGCGGCTTTTTTAGTGACCGGACAAAGATACGAGCAGCGATGGCATTTCCCGGATTTGAAGGCGGATTTTTATGATTTAAAGGGGTGCGTGGAGAACATATTGGAGGTATTGAAAGTTGCGAGCCCTTCTTATCGCGCCGCTTGCGGAGAGCCGTTTCTTCATCCCGGCAAATCCTGCGAGGTCTTCAGCGAGGAGGCGAGAATCGGATATTTGGGGGAGATTCATCCGGATGTGCTTTCCCGTTTCGGTGTTGCCGGTCCGATCGTGGCTTGTGAGTTTGATCTGGACATGATGATTGCGCAAGCTGCCGCAAAAATGGTCTTTGCCGACATACCCAGGTTCCCGGCAAGTTCGCGCGATGTAGCCTTTCTTACGCGCCGCGAAATAGAGTCCGGCGAGCTGCTTGCTGCCGCGCAAAAAACAAACGAAGAATTGCTTGAAAAAGTTGAGATATTTGATGTATATGAGGGCAAAAATGTTGCAGAGGGAACCAAGAGTCTGGGATTGAGGTTTTTGTATAGAAGCGCGGATAGAACATTGACGGATGACGAAGTAAATGCTGTTCATTCAAGGGTTGTGGAAAGAGTAATTAATGCGTCAGGGGCGTTGATAAGATAGTTAAGGAGCAATCATTCAGGAGGGGAAAATGACAAAGATCGATATTATTCAAAACGTGTATGAAAAACTGGGGTTTTCCAAAAAGGATTCAGCAAAGATAGTCGAGTCTGTTTTTGAAATAATCAAAGACAAGCTGGCGGAGGGGGATAAAATAAAAATTTCCGGATTTGGAAATTTTGCAGTTAAGGACAAAAAATCCCGCCGGGGCAGAAATCCCCAGACTGGCGAGGAGATTGCCATTTCGGCGCGGAAGGTGTTGACATTCAAGTCCAGCCAGGTTCTGCGCAAGGCCCTTAACGACTAACACCGGATGCGGTGTTGGGGCGCCTTGAATAATTAATTTATCTTCATGCCCGGATCGGGCTCGACGAATGATGGAAAAACTCCACCCCCTCGCGTTTGATGGAAGAGAAATGGTTTGGGGTGTTTTTCATAAAATGTTGATAATCTGGCTCGTCGCATTGGAAGTGGCTGATGGACACCGTTCCCGACAAGACCTTTTTTCGTATCGGCGAGGTAAGCAAAATTCTGGGTGTGCCTCCTTACGTGGTACGCTATTGGGAATCGGAGTTTAAAGAGGTAAAGCCGTCTCGCACCCGCTCCGATCAGCGTCTTTACAAGCGTCAGGATGTCCTGAATTTGCTGGTTATAAAAAGGCTTCTGTATGAGGAGAAATTCACCATTGATGGGGCTAGAAAACATCTGCGGGGCAGCAAGCGCGCTGATGGGGCCTCCGGCGGTTTGTCGCATGGCGAGCTAATCGAAGAAATCAAGGATGGTCTGCTTTGGATCAGAAATAAAGTAGATTGAGCGGAAGAAAAACCACTGTCAGTGTTTGTAATGCCAAAAGAGCCGTTGAGAACGAAATGTTTTCAACGGCTCTTTTGGTCTGAAACCCAGGATTTATTTTTTGTTTGCCCTTTTTGATGCCTTCAAAGGGTTTATTTTCTGTTGAGCTTCCTTGGTGTCTGCCTTGAGGTGGGTTGCCGTTGGGCATTTGCCGGTTCGCCATTTGGAGGCAGGATCGGGATAAACCCCGCAGTAAGTCACTGCCTCATATTGAACCGCCTTTGTGCAGCCTTCGCATTTGTCAATTACCGGATTGCATTGTCCACCCGGGTAGCCACACCCCTTCTTTGCCATGAAAGCACACTCAATCCCTTTTTTAACTGTGTCACAAATCATTCTTTTATACCTCGTCCTTTCTCTATTTATTCCATTTGAAGAAAAATTACCTTAAAAAACCGACCTGCTTCCCAAAACATTCTGGAAAACCCAGGCCGGTTGATTGCCTTCCTAAACATGCGGCTGGCTATCAGAACAAATGCTTTATGTCAAGAAAAATTATGGCAGAAAACTTCCTTGCTTATACTGCCATATTAAAATATCCCTGCATTCTGGCGAATAGATTGACTTGCAAAACCGTTTGTGTTAGGCAAATCCATGTCTCGGTCGGGGGAGCAGATGGCTTCGCGATTATAGGCGCCTAACAGGCTGCTTTTAGTGGTGGAACCATCCGCTCTTGTCCGAAAACCTGAATCAGTGCGTGGTGGTTCTTCTGATGAAAAAAGCAGCGATGCTCGGTATTTTTTTTCGTTCACTGACCATTCAGATTTCCTTTAATTTTCATACTATGCAAGGCATGGGTTTCGCCTTTTCCATGCTGCCCTTGATGTGCTCAAGAAAAAAAAGTGAACTTAAGGAGAAGGAAGTTTTTCTTTTGAGACATTTGCAGATGTTCAGTACGAACCCGTATCTCGTTCCCGCAGTTGTCGGTTCCGTTGTTAGGATTGAGGAAGATGGCGAAAGGGGGCGTGAAGCAGAGGATCTCAAAAAGGCGCTGATGGGTCCGTATGCCGCAATCGGCGATTCATTTTTCTGGGGAGCGCTGCGTCTGTTTTCTTCAGCATGGGCGGTGTTGTTGGCAGTATTCGGAAGTTTTTATGCCCCGCTTATTTTTCTTATGCTCTTTTCGCCCGCACAGTTAATGGTTCGGGTGGGCGGGTTTTTCCATGGTTTTTGTTCGGGATGGGGTGGCTTCAATTATATTCGCGCTCTTGACCTTCCCCGGGAGTCGGAGATGCTGCGTTATGGGGCGCTATTTATATTGAGCATTGTGGGCGCTGTTTTATCCGTCTCTGTTGAATATTCGGGTCAGTTGCTGCCGCAACATGTCGGTTATATTATTGGTTCCGTAATTTTTTTAATCTCTTTAGTGGGGGGGCGGCGAGCAATCTCTTCAGAGAAGCTCCTCTACGGGATTGCCATATTTTGCATGGTGCTTTCTATCTGATATGAATATAGCTAAAACATTTGAAATAAAGAACAAGTTGGGGATTCATGCCCGGGCAGCCGCAAAGATCGTGGAAACAGCCAATCGCTTTAACGCGGACGTAGTTCTGGAAAAGGACGGCTACGAGGTAAACGGGCGCAGCATTCTTGACATTCTTACCCTTTACTGTCCCAAGGGGAGCCGCTTGACAGTTCGTCTTATGGGAGTGGACGCGGCAGAGGCGATGGAAATGCTCTCCATTCTTATCGATGGGAAGTTCGGTGAGATTTGATGGTAGGAAACTGAGGGATTGCATGGACGACGATAAAACCAAAACTTTTGTTATGAAGGGAATAGGCGTCTCACCTGGGGTTATTATAGGAAAGGCGCATCTCTTCAACAGGATGGACATACAGGCGCCGTTCTGCAAACTCAGCGATGCGGATTTGATCCCAGCTGAGATTGATCGTTTTCTGGAGGCTCTGCACGAATCGGAAACACAGCTTCTTGAACTGAAAAAAAAGCTCGTTGATTCCGGTGGCGGCATGGAACCGCTTTATATCATTGATGTCCACATCATGATCATGCGCGATCAGAAGTTTATAGACCTGACGATGCAAAACATCCGGGAGATGTCCGTCAGCGCCGAATGGGCGGTGCGGATGACGCTGGAAAAGTATCAGGAGATGTTTGACCGGATGGAGGATGATTACCTCCGGGGCCGCATAACCGACATTCAGCATGTGGGCCAGAAAATTATCAATAACCTTGCCTGCAAACATCATGCTCCGCTCGAGCTGCCGGAAGGGGTCGTTATAATCGCCTCTGATTTGTCTCCTGCCGATACAGCTCAGCTCAAGATCGATAAGGTGCTGGGATTTGCCACGGATGTGGGGGGGAAGACTTCCCATACGGCCATTGTTGCTCGTTCGATGGAGATACCGGCAGTTGTCGCCCTGAAAAGCATTACCAGTGCAGTCAGTACAAACGATGACATTATCATCGATGGTTCATCCGGAGTGGTCATTGTCAATCCCGATCCTGAGATCAGGAGGCGGTATGAATGGAAGAAAAAACTCTACGAAAAGGCGCAGGATGATCTGCTGGATTACGCAGGTCTGCCTGCTGTAACAAAGGATAATCACAGGGTGGAGATCGGAGGAAATATTGAATTTATTGAAGAAATTCCCTCGGCTATTCATCACGGAGCGGAAG belongs to Syntrophales bacterium and includes:
- the pheS gene encoding phenylalanine--tRNA ligase subunit alpha, with the translated sequence MTGELGTLREQAEAELLKAETESEFQEIRTRYLGRKGLLTGLLRNIANVLPQDRALFGKECNEVKDLISARIDQRLADIIVAGKEKALRSERIDVTLPGRGMRYGSLHPVTQVREEICGIFAGLGFSIVEGPEVELDYYNFEALNIPKDHPARDMQDTFYVDDNIVLRTHTSPVQVRTMEKCSPPVRIISPGRVYRRDSDVSHTPMFHQIEGLLVDEGITFGDLKGVLTVFLKQVFGEETALRFRPSFFPFTEPSAEVDIRCVICGGSGCRVCKQSGWLEILGSGMVDPAVFKNVGYDSEKFTGFAFGLGLERIAMLKFGISDIRLFFENDWRFLTQF
- the pheT gene encoding phenylalanine--tRNA ligase subunit beta; the protein is MLVSLKWLRDYLDVDLSPQELADKLTMSGLEVDSLNIKEPAFSGVKVARIVRMSPHPNADKLSLCEVSTGPVNYPVVCGAKNIKVGDTVPLATVGAILPGGQVISSTKIRGEVSEGMLCSEEELQIGSDASGIMLLPSELACGGDLAEALDLSDAVLDIGVTPNRSDCLSIIGVAREVAAITGKNVHYPDCSVVENNDDIANITSVTIEDGDLCPRYTARVIKDVCIGPSPFWLKKRLEAVGLRSINNIVDITNFVMMETGQPLHAFDFALLAGGKIVVRRSRAGENFVSLDGKERLLPAEALLICDAEKPVAIAGVMGGINSEVKDDTKTILLESAYFNPSSIRRTARSMAMGTDAAFRFERGIDPEGSVRALDRAAGLMAELAGGNICWGIIDQHPVNVAVARDIVLGLKKVNKIIGTAVSIDEVKAILEGLEMTVREAEEDFFLVTPPSCRVDIAREIDLIEEIARLFGYDRIPATLPLVSVIAEEPGNKKRRAEAAIRQIMNGAGYTEVINYSFIHPSSVDDLLLAPTDERRRQVRIKNPLTEEQSAMRTTMLYSLLKNVSKNSDLGRSDLNIFEIGRTYIGSQEGKQPQEFNKAAFLVTGQRYEQRWHFPDLKADFYDLKGCVENILEVLKVASPSYRAACGEPFLHPGKSCEVFSEEARIGYLGEIHPDVLSRFGVAGPIVACEFDLDMMIAQAAAKMVFADIPRFPASSRDVAFLTRREIESGELLAAAQKTNEELLEKVEIFDVYEGKNVAEGTKSLGLRFLYRSADRTLTDDEVNAVHSRVVERVINASGALIR
- a CDS encoding integration host factor subunit alpha, whose amino-acid sequence is MTKIDIIQNVYEKLGFSKKDSAKIVESVFEIIKDKLAEGDKIKISGFGNFAVKDKKSRRGRNPQTGEEIAISARKVLTFKSSQVLRKALND
- a CDS encoding MerR family transcriptional regulator, with product MDTVPDKTFFRIGEVSKILGVPPYVVRYWESEFKEVKPSRTRSDQRLYKRQDVLNLLVIKRLLYEEKFTIDGARKHLRGSKRADGASGGLSHGELIEEIKDGLLWIRNKVD
- a CDS encoding PxxKW family cysteine-rich protein, producing MAKKGCGYPGGQCNPVIDKCEGCTKAVQYEAVTYCGVYPDPASKWRTGKCPTATHLKADTKEAQQKINPLKASKRANKK
- a CDS encoding PTS system mannose/fructose/sorbose family transporter subunit IID, producing the protein MKKAAMLGIFFRSLTIQISFNFHTMQGMGFAFSMLPLMCSRKKSELKEKEVFLLRHLQMFSTNPYLVPAVVGSVVRIEEDGERGREAEDLKKALMGPYAAIGDSFFWGALRLFSSAWAVLLAVFGSFYAPLIFLMLFSPAQLMVRVGGFFHGFCSGWGGFNYIRALDLPRESEMLRYGALFILSIVGAVLSVSVEYSGQLLPQHVGYIIGSVIFLISLVGGRRAISSEKLLYGIAIFCMVLSI
- a CDS encoding HPr family phosphocarrier protein — translated: MNIAKTFEIKNKLGIHARAAAKIVETANRFNADVVLEKDGYEVNGRSILDILTLYCPKGSRLTVRLMGVDAAEAMEMLSILIDGKFGEI
- the ptsP gene encoding phosphoenolpyruvate--protein phosphotransferase yields the protein MDDDKTKTFVMKGIGVSPGVIIGKAHLFNRMDIQAPFCKLSDADLIPAEIDRFLEALHESETQLLELKKKLVDSGGGMEPLYIIDVHIMIMRDQKFIDLTMQNIREMSVSAEWAVRMTLEKYQEMFDRMEDDYLRGRITDIQHVGQKIINNLACKHHAPLELPEGVVIIASDLSPADTAQLKIDKVLGFATDVGGKTSHTAIVARSMEIPAVVALKSITSAVSTNDDIIIDGSSGVVIVNPDPEIRRRYEWKKKLYEKAQDDLLDYAGLPAVTKDNHRVEIGGNIEFIEEIPSAIHHGAEGIGLYRTEFIYINRQELPDEEEHLANYRSVVGVEGLSWATIRTFDLGGDKFFPDKKSFHEMNPQLGMRAIRFCLKEKELFKVQLRAILRASVYGKLRIMFPMISGIEEIREAKSILAEVKNDLLSEGIQLGEKIETGIMIEIPSAVIIADQLAREVDFFSIGTNDLIQYTLAIDRINEQVSYLYEPLHPAVLRLIKSVVDAGHNAGIRVAMCGEMAGEPAYTMILVGMGLDELSMNPLAIPRVKKIIRGITLKAAEFLLEKVLSLSSLEEIKTFVGEEMRKRFPEDFSEISQ